The following is a genomic window from Deltaproteobacteria bacterium.
CGAATCCGGTCCAGGGGCATGAACACCTCGAGGCTTCCCGTCACGGCGGTAAGCGCCCTTCTGGGAGGAGTTCTTTCAAGGGTGATCTCCAGTTCGCTCGTGCGAGCGAGGTTTTCGACAAGCCCGCGGTTGCGTTCCAGCAGTTCCTTTCCCTCGGCCGTACTGGGCACCACAACGGCCCGTACCCTCTCTGAGGGGGGAACCAGGAATTCACCCCTCATGTTACGGATCGCAGAAACAGCCTCTCTGACCCAACCTATCTCCCTCTCCGCGGCAGGGTCTGTCCGGCTCGCATCTGGCTTTGGGAATTCTGCCACCATGATGCTCCCCTCGGTCCAGAACATACGCTGCCAGATCTCCTCGGTGATAAAAGGCATGAAGGGATGAAGGAGTTTGAGAATCACCTCGAGCACATGGGAGAGAACGGTTCGGGTCCTTTCCCTCTCGCCGTCCACGGAGTCTCCATATAGAACGGGCTTGATCATCTCGAGATACCAGTCGCAGAACTCGTGCCATACAAACCGGTAGATTCTCTGGGCAGCATCGTTGAAACGGTATTCCTCAAGCCCCCTTACCTCTTCTCCGATCACCCGATCGAGACGGCTCAAGATCCAGCGGTCGGAAATACTCTCCGGTATGGGTAACTCACCGGACGGTTGCCAGTCTTTCAGATTCATGAGGCAGAAACGCGACGCATTCCAGATCTTGTTGGCAAAATGACGGTATCCCTCTATCCTCTCCTCTGCCAGGATGATATCCCTCCCCTGGGCTGCAAGGGCGGCCAGCGTAAAACGGAACGCATCGGTTCCATACCGTTCCATCATCACCAGGGGATCGACCACGTTTCCCTTGGATTTGCTCATCTTCTGGCCCTTGAAATCACGAACCAGGGCGTGAATGTATACGTCCCTGAATGGAACGTCCCCCATGAACCTCAAACCCATCATCATCATCCGGGCCACCCAGAAAAAGAGGATGTCGAATCCCGTAACCAGCGTAGAGGTAGGATAGAAGACCTCAAGGGCTTTGGTTCTTTGAGGCCATCCCAGGGTTGAAAAGGGCCATAGGGCGGAACTGAACCAGGTATCGAGCACGTCGGTCTCAGCTCTAAACCCGCTGCCCCCGCAGACGTTACAGGACGCAGGAGCCGTCTTTGAGACGGTGATCCCACCGCATTGATCGCAGTACCACGCGGGGATTCGGTGTCCCCACCAGATCTGGCGCGAAATGCACCAGTCCTTGATATTCTCCATCCATTCAAAATAGGTCTTTTCCCACATGGAAGGGATGATTCTGGTCCTACCCTGTTGTACTGCTTGTATGGCCTTTTCAGCCAAGGGTCTAATCCTCACGAACCATTGAGTGGAGACCATAGGTTCCACGATGGTCTTGCAGCGCTGGCAGTGCCCCACGCTGTGATGGTAGTCCTCGGTCTTGATGAGCACTCCCTGTCTCACAAGGTCTTCGACGATCCTCTCCCGGCAGGCAAATCGGTCCATCCCGCGGTACGGGCCTGCTTCCCTGTTCATTCGCCCGTCGTCATCGATGACCTTCACCATCTCAAGGCCGTGTCTCAATCCTATCTCAAAGTCGTGGGGATCATGAGCAGGCGTTATCTTGAGAGCCCCCGAACCGAATTCCGGATCCACAAACCCGTCGGCGATAATGGGGATCCGGCGCTTTACCACAGGGAGAACGACTCGTTTGCCTACCACATCCCTGTATCTGGTATCATTGGGGTTCACGGCGACAGCGGTGTCTCCCATGATGGTCTCCGGCCGCGTCGTGACCACGACGATACCGCCTTCCAACCCCTCGAAGGGGTAGACGAGGTGGTAGAGCTTTGCAGGGATCTCCTCGTGTTCGACTTCCAGATCCGACAGGGCCGTCTGACACCGGGGGCACCAGTTGATGATATATTTGTCCCTGTAAATGAGACCGTCCTTATAGAGGCGGACGAAGACCTCCTTCACAGCCTCGGATAGGCCTTCGTCCATGGTAAAACGCTCTCTGCTCCAGTCACAAGACGCTCCCAATCGCTTCAGCTGTTCGATTATCACTCCCCCATACTCTTCCTTCCATTTCCATACCCGTTCCACGAACCTCTCTCTGCCAAGGGCGTGCCGGTCCAAGCCTTCCTTTGCCAGCTGCTTTTCAACTACGTTCTGTGTGGCAATGCCAGCATGATCCATTCCGGGGAGCCAGAGCGTATTGTATCCCTGCATCCTCCGGAATCGCACAAGGATGTCCTGGAGGGTATTGTTGAGGGCGTGCCCCATGTGGAGCGAGCCCGTCACGTTGGGAGGGGGAATCACGATCGAGTACGGGGGATCGGCCGAATTTTCGTCTGCATGGAAGAGGTTCCTCTCCAGCCAGAAATCGTACCACCGCTTCTCAACTTCCTTGAATTCATACCCCTTTTCCCAGTTGAAATCTCTTTTCTCCATATGTCGACCTTTCTAACAGCGGGAGGGCCACTTCGTTTTTCCGCCCTGGGCTCAATGGGTTCCAGCCGCCTGCAGGGCGTATGAGAGCCTTTGTCCAGAGACATGGTGGAGCCTTCGGAGGGGTAGATGATCAGATCTGACCTGCAGGCTTTTCGGACAGAGGGTCGGTAAATAGACTTCAGAAGGAATCTCAGATCAGGGCCATGCGGATGGATTTTTCAAAGCAAGGAGGATTAACCTTCCTTTTGCAGCCTCTCAATTTCCTTCTTGATGGCATTCTCCGCCAGTTCCGGAACCACCTGTTGAATCACCTCTTCAATCCGCTCGGAAGCAACCCGCACAATGCTTTTGGTCAACTCCGGGATTACCCTGTCCGAGATCCCGCTGAAGATCTGTTCAACGGTCCTTCGGACCAAGGATTCGATCCGTTCATCAGGCTTCCCCTCAACCGGAGCGACCTTGGGTTCTGAATCCTCGAAATCCGATGAAAGCTGCCTCTGAAACTCGTCAACTTCCTCTTCCGTGACATCCTCTTTGATCAGTTGCCCTTGAGAGGCAAAGGACGCGGCCGGCCCCTCCAGGGGTTCTTCGAGGATCTCTCCCCCCTCTTCCTCCAGTTCCTCTTCGAATAACTGCTCTTCAAGCTCCTCTGGGGTCTCCGCCCCCGCACCTTCCGTCACGAGGATCTCTGTCACGGTCTCGGCCCCACCTTCGTCAAATCCCCCCTCCTCCTGCCTTTCTAGATCGGATCTCTCCTGAAAAACACCTTCCTCTTGACGATCCTCTTCTGCGAGTCCGACAGCCAACTCCGAAGCCCCGGGCTCCTCCTCGCCCTCTCTGTCACCCTCAGTGCCGACTCCCTCAAACGCTCCGCCTTCCCCCTCCCCGAGCAGTTCTTCGAGCTCCTTGTCGACGGGGAGTTCTTCTATCTCTTCCATGGTCTCGCCCAGGCTTTCCAGATCCTCCAGGGCAAGTTCTTCCACGTCACCGGAATCCGTCACCGAATCCCCGGCGATCGAACCTTCAGATTTCCCAGGGGTTTCAAGCCAAACCGGCTCGGAAGCCCCTTCCCCCTCTCGCCCGGGTTCATCGATGCCTCCGTCTTGAGCAGTGAACTCCGGCTCGACCTCTCCGTCCCTATCTCCAGGCACACCCTCCTCGATGAGGGTCTCCACTTCTTCCCGGAGAGATTCCTCACCCTGCGAACCAACCTCCCCGGTCCCCCCTTGGACGATTTGTTCGGCAAGGGATTCCAGGTCTTCTGTTTCCTCGAGGGAGTCAGGTTTCCGCCCTTCCTCTTCCAGTTCCAGGAGGGTGTCCTCCTCACCCTCTTCTGCCGCTTCCTCAAGAACCAGATCGATTCGCCGATCTATCTCTTCTTCGAGCTCAGTCTGTGAAGCCTTATCGACATGGGTCTCTTCGGCCCTCTCATCCGTATGCTCGACTTCTGCCGTTCCCCGCTCCAGCTCTCCCAAATCCGGCCCGGGGGGCTTCTCGGCCAATTCCTGCTCACCCTGCTGTTTCTCCTGTTCGACCGATTCGATCCCTTCGAGTTCCGGTTCCCCCCCCGGTTCATCCAGATCTATCCCTTCAAGGGATATCTCGTCCAGGGATTCCCCTTCCGAGCCCCCCTCGGCCTGCACTGTCTGCCCCGCGGGCTCCTCGACTCCACCTGCTTCGAGAGAGACACCACCAGCCGTCTCGTCGTCCACTATCTCGGTGAGGTCGATGATCGCCTCCTGATCGTCCTCTTCCCCAATTTCGGTGAGGGCCACCTCTTCCAAGTCGGGCAGCTCTTCCCCCTCAGCCCCTTCACCCACCGGTGCCTCTCCCAGGCCGGGAAGACCGTCATCAACATCACCTGTGATTCTCTCGCTCTCCTCGACCTCAAGAGAGACCGGTTCCCTCTTCAGAAGATCCTCCACAAGAGGCAGAATCTCTTCACTCTTAAGAGGCTTGGTCATGACTCCGTCAGCACCGACCCTCTCCTGTTCGGACTTCCCGATATCTTCAAAGATCCCCGCCAGCAAAACGAAGGGGATTCGCCTGAGCTCCGGGTTCGACTTGACTATCTTGCACAACTCAAACCCGTCTTTATTGGGCATGGTCACATCTGCTATGACGAGATCCGGTTTGTAGAGCTTGATTTTCAAAAGGGCATCTTCGCCGTTTTCCGCAAATATCAGCTGGGAGTCCATGCCTTCGAAGATCTTCTCAAACTCCTCCTGTGCCGAAATATTGGCATCGGCGATCAAAAGTTCCCTTGGCATGTTTGGCCTCCTTTCGCAAGGTCATGAAGGAAACCTGCGAAGGTAAAAAGGACAACGACAACCGGCAGCCCTTTCGGCCCGTGAGACAAAGCCGGGAAAGGGCCTGTGAGACTCAGGTAATCCCTTCCTTCGTGATGAAAACGAGACTTCCAGGACTCTCCTTAGCAAAAAATACGCCATTCCTCCAGGGTGATGATCTCAAATGCCCAATTCTCCAAGGAAACCGAGAAAATCCATCTCCTCTACCAAAGAGTGTTTAACACAATGTCTCCACTTTTTCAACAACCGATCGAGAGGCTTGTTCGCCATGAGATGGGGAACTCCCCCGGGCCGTCTCATTGACAGGTTGGGAGTGGGCGATTATACTGGCAACAGTTCCAGGGACAGGGGAGGACAAGGGTGTCTCGAATCATGGTTACGGGGGGGGCCGGCTATGTGGGAAGCTTCATCGTGAGGGCCCTTTTGCGTACTGGACACGAGCCCAT
Proteins encoded in this region:
- a CDS encoding valine--tRNA ligase, with translation MEKRDFNWEKGYEFKEVEKRWYDFWLERNLFHADENSADPPYSIVIPPPNVTGSLHMGHALNNTLQDILVRFRRMQGYNTLWLPGMDHAGIATQNVVEKQLAKEGLDRHALGRERFVERVWKWKEEYGGVIIEQLKRLGASCDWSRERFTMDEGLSEAVKEVFVRLYKDGLIYRDKYIINWCPRCQTALSDLEVEHEEIPAKLYHLVYPFEGLEGGIVVVTTRPETIMGDTAVAVNPNDTRYRDVVGKRVVLPVVKRRIPIIADGFVDPEFGSGALKITPAHDPHDFEIGLRHGLEMVKVIDDDGRMNREAGPYRGMDRFACRERIVEDLVRQGVLIKTEDYHHSVGHCQRCKTIVEPMVSTQWFVRIRPLAEKAIQAVQQGRTRIIPSMWEKTYFEWMENIKDWCISRQIWWGHRIPAWYCDQCGGITVSKTAPASCNVCGGSGFRAETDVLDTWFSSALWPFSTLGWPQRTKALEVFYPTSTLVTGFDILFFWVARMMMMGLRFMGDVPFRDVYIHALVRDFKGQKMSKSKGNVVDPLVMMERYGTDAFRFTLAALAAQGRDIILAEERIEGYRHFANKIWNASRFCLMNLKDWQPSGELPIPESISDRWILSRLDRVIGEEVRGLEEYRFNDAAQRIYRFVWHEFCDWYLEMIKPVLYGDSVDGERERTRTVLSHVLEVILKLLHPFMPFITEEIWQRMFWTEGSIMVAEFPKPDASRTDPAAEREIGWVREAVSAIRNMRGEFLVPPSERVRAVVVPSTAEGKELLERNRGLVENLARTSELEITLERTPPRRALTAVTGSLEVFMPLDRIRVMEERRRLEKEIERVDRDLMSVRGKLSNRAFRSKAPRAVVDKEEAKEQELGRRRERLEEGLRRLEDLD
- a CDS encoding response regulator; translation: MPRELLIADANISAQEEFEKIFEGMDSQLIFAENGEDALLKIKLYKPDLVIADVTMPNKDGFELCKIVKSNPELRRIPFVLLAGIFEDIGKSEQERVGADGVMTKPLKSEEILPLVEDLLKREPVSLEVEESERITGDVDDGLPGLGEAPVGEGAEGEELPDLEEVALTEIGEEDDQEAIIDLTEIVDDETAGGVSLEAGGVEEPAGQTVQAEGGSEGESLDEISLEGIDLDEPGGEPELEGIESVEQEKQQGEQELAEKPPGPDLGELERGTAEVEHTDERAEETHVDKASQTELEEEIDRRIDLVLEEAAEEGEEDTLLELEEEGRKPDSLEETEDLESLAEQIVQGGTGEVGSQGEESLREEVETLIEEGVPGDRDGEVEPEFTAQDGGIDEPGREGEGASEPVWLETPGKSEGSIAGDSVTDSGDVEELALEDLESLGETMEEIEELPVDKELEELLGEGEGGAFEGVGTEGDREGEEEPGASELAVGLAEEDRQEEGVFQERSDLERQEEGGFDEGGAETVTEILVTEGAGAETPEELEEQLFEEELEEEGGEILEEPLEGPAASFASQGQLIKEDVTEEEVDEFQRQLSSDFEDSEPKVAPVEGKPDERIESLVRRTVEQIFSGISDRVIPELTKSIVRVASERIEEVIQQVVPELAENAIKKEIERLQKEG